The nucleotide sequence CAATTTGATGTTggcttctttttcttgtcaTACCATTTTCAATAGAAGCTTTTGACCTCTCCATAAAAATAGTACCAGCAATGGGATCTTGAGAGGGATCAATATCACCATCATCTGGCTCCCTTTCACTGATATgctgtatattatttgaactTACTTCACCTTCTGGAAGATAATCCTCTAGTTTCACAATATCTTTTCGGATAGGTGATGGGCTACGATAACAACAGCAACTATTTTGGTTACCCatgttatttatgaaaaaatgcAGATATGCCTAttacagtaatattttatacattatcatTCTGATAATGACACCAAACATCTAGAAACAAACAGCAACAGGCCTGTACTATGACATAAAAGCTGAATACTATCTGAAACAAAAGGTTTTGATAAATATGAGTCGTTATATCacataatttgaatttcagtttGTGTGTatccaaatataaaatagtaagtCTCACCttaacattgtgtaaaaaaaaagataaatcgattaattaaatacaagttGTACATACCataataggtacataaaagttataaagtatatgtaaaaataaaatgcagtcCGCACTCCGCAGATAACGTTATTTGTTGTTTGGTTAATTGTCAAAAATTCTAATGTCTAGTTTGACatgaaagtaaattaattttttttttaatttatttattagccggatacaaagtccattggcacAAAGTAAATCGATGAGTAAATGTGttgctatatattataaaatgttcacTGTTCAAAATAAGTTCAGCACATCCAGAGATTATTTAATCATGTGGTTGTACTTGAAAAACTTTACTTCTTCATAATATCAGTATAGATTTCCAATCCTCCATGATCTGACTTTGGAATATAATAGAACTGGCACAGATAGTTCTAatctaaatgtttatatataattcagaAGAATTGGaacaattttacatacaacattttgtctatctatctataatatcaaatatcaattaatataattgtgttcttcattataatttaaatattgtagtcgTTGTCTCATCCAAATTCCGCGGAGGGAAGtacgtaattaattaattaattttgtgtacATACTACATAGCGTCaaagtattttattctatgttaataatagtctaattttcataaagtcaaaaatcaataTGGCCGCTCGCCGCTGTTTAGCAATGAGCGAATAGCTTTGAAGTTTCGTGCTGTAACTAATCGGGCGTGGAGTCGTGTTTGTttggttatttgtttaaactctgctgtaagattattttaatattctgtctattttagattatattctgaaacgaattattttaatagaaaattttacgTTTTAGACAATGCGTCGCAGAAGTGAAAAAGGGGCTGGTAAGAAAGTTAAGGCCTCACCCGAGAAAAAAGAGAAAGATAAACCAGAAAAATTAAGGCGTACTAGAAGCAGGCGGAGGAAACAATCTTCTTCTTCTGATAATGAATCTGCAGAAGAAAAAGTACCAACGGAAACTTCTATTGTTTCCGAACCCTTACCGGAGATTGTTCAAGCTGCTACGAAAGAGGAAAGTCCAGAACAGACACAAGAGCAAGTTTGGCATGTGAAGGCGGCTGATACTTCTAGTGATGGTGAAATTCAGAAATTAAAGATTTGTCTCACACGCCCCCCTTCTACTCCGGAACGTGTTGATAGATCCCCTCGTAGTAAAAGGAAGCATTCGCGTGCTACAAGCTCTAGTGATACCCCTAGTGTCGATGATGATGAGAAAAAGAAGCCTAAATATCGAACGCGGAAATCTACCGCAGAAATATTAGAATCTGCAGATAAAATTCTTGAAGGACAAGTTAATGAAATGGAGATGGAGTCAGAAGTTCAACCAACTAAATCCAGCTCTGAAATCAGTCAGAGTAGTGAAGCTCTGGAATCCAAAGAATGCATACCTGATGAAACTCCCATGTCTACTACAAATGATGAGGTTAAAGAAAATGTTGTTTCTGAAGATAATAATGAAGAAGGTATGAATACAGGAATTGATGAAAAACAAGTTCAGGATCAAACATCTGATGCTGATACAACTGTTGCATCACCAAAACAAGAGGAGGCAGGTATAACCGAGACAAACAATCcagaaagaaaaagaagccCTTCATTGGAAAGATCAGAGGTTCTGGAATTGCATGCTGAAGAAATAAGGTGTGAATCATCAGAATTAAAGGAACCTCAGGAAGATGACTCAAACAATCCAGGTATATTGCAAAAGGATGCAGACACTTCCCAAAATTCTAGTAAGGTAAGTATAAATGAAGCTGAAAATGAGGTTTCAGAACAAAAAGAGTCTCCTTCTGAGGTTCTTACTTCTGATAGTAAAAATGATGTTGTAGAGAATAGTCATGAAGAAAAATTAGAATCCAGCAATAAAGTGGAGACCAACATTGATAATTCTGTATCAAATACAGTCCCTtcaaaagaagaaataaaaatggagGTTGAAGGTGCAAAACCAACAGAAGATGTAAATAATGGGCAATCTGCTCCACTTGTTATAAACAGAAAGAGGCGGTGGGGTTCACGACCAGTAAAATTACAATCTCAAAAGTCTATAACAATTTCAACCGATgttcttaaagaaataataccAGATGTTAAGCCTACTGAATTTGAGGAAGTTATTGAAGAGAGGAAACATAAAAGAATTGAAGTCACAGAAAAAATTGAAAGACCAGTGTTGCCAAAAATAGTAATTGACAATACAGATAATGTTAATAACAAGAAAGATGTAGATGAAAAGGACAAGGAAAATATGAGAAGTTGTGATACACAAATAGGTTCATCCAGAAAAATTTCCATTGTAAAGGAACATGATAGTATTATTGCAAAGCCACCAAGTCCACCGCGACACCAACAATCAAATATTCTCTATATAACCAATTTGGTCAGACCTTTTACTTTACCACAATTGAAGAATTTATTGCAAAGGACGGGAAGAATAATTGAGAATGGCTTTTGGATTGACAAGATTAAATCAAAGTGCTTTGTTATTTACGAAAATGAGGAGTAAGTATACCTTTATATGTAAATCttttatgaaacttaaaaactttatttattgattttattcattaagttaataataagcagagtgatattatttttattatttagtagtcACAAGCAGAAAATACTGACTAGTCTTTGCCCTCATGCACAAATTTGGTATAAGTCTGAAAGTGTGAACTttgaacttaaaatatttgtagattattataaataataatttgcagACAAGCTGTTGAAACAAGACATGCATTGCATGGAGTGACATGGCCAGTATCTAATCCTAAGTCCTTACAAGTGGACTTCTCAACACAAGAAGATTTCGATAAGGCAAAAGCAAATGAAGATAAGAATAATGCTCAGGCCTCTACCATTCCTGGAACTGTGGAAGATTGGCTACGTGAGCAAGACATGAAAAGAGAAAAGGGTGAAACGGTAAGATTGAACTTAATTAACATGAGgttgtgaatttaaaaagtttacttaaTTCCAGAAACTAGCAAATATATGGAAAATCATATTCTTTTTTCCtcttggcctagtggcttaaaTGTGGAACTCACGAATGGGTGAATACACATGGAGTAA is from Pieris rapae chromosome 7, ilPieRapa1.1, whole genome shotgun sequence and encodes:
- the LOC110993530 gene encoding apoptotic chromatin condensation inducer in the nucleus codes for the protein MRRRSEKGAGKKVKASPEKKEKDKPEKLRRTRSRRRKQSSSSDNESAEEKVPTETSIVSEPLPEIVQAATKEESPEQTQEQVWHVKAADTSSDGEIQKLKICLTRPPSTPERVDRSPRSKRKHSRATSSSDTPSVDDDEKKKPKYRTRKSTAEILESADKILEGQVNEMEMESEVQPTKSSSEISQSSEALESKECIPDETPMSTTNDEVKENVVSEDNNEEGMNTGIDEKQVQDQTSDADTTVASPKQEEAGITETNNPERKRSPSLERSEVLELHAEEIRCESSELKEPQEDDSNNPGILQKDADTSQNSSKVSINEAENEVSEQKESPSEVLTSDSKNDVVENSHEEKLESSNKVETNIDNSVSNTVPSKEEIKMEVEGAKPTEDVNNGQSAPLVINRKRRWGSRPVKLQSQKSITISTDVLKEIIPDVKPTEFEEVIEERKHKRIEVTEKIERPVLPKIVIDNTDNVNNKKDVDEKDKENMRSCDTQIGSSRKISIVKEHDSIIAKPPSPPRHQQSNILYITNLVRPFTLPQLKNLLQRTGRIIENGFWIDKIKSKCFVIYENEEQAVETRHALHGVTWPVSNPKSLQVDFSTQEDFDKAKANEDKNNAQASTIPGTVEDWLREQDMKREKGETDRPWERKAAMREWDLGKNEKIKEKEKHPREERPTDKRRHRSPERSPEPARKFKKKEEEAPAKLLDDLFRKTKTTPCIYWLPLSAETIAIKEEQRRQHMAEYERRMHESRRPPRRH